The Cyprinus carpio isolate SPL01 chromosome B19, ASM1834038v1, whole genome shotgun sequence DNA window CGAAATTCACAGGGTAGGAGGGGGTAGTGATGCTGGGTGCAACTAAAGAGGTGCCATTGTATGGTGAGGTCTGGTTGGGGAGTCACAGAACGATCTCACATCGCATAATCTTACTTACTGTTCATCTCCTGAACTGCATTGTTCTTTACCAAGCTATTCAGCGCCAATCCCGCCGTGCAGTCAAAAATCTTTAGAATCAGCCGTGGGGTGGAGTTTGCACAGAAGTGGATTGGGGGAAAAAAGGTGCATGCGTGTcatgtgcctgtctgtcaatGAGAGGAAGCCACGCCCCATTTTGGAGCTCCCACCCCATTTTGGAGTTCCTGCCCCATTTGGAAATCTCCATGCTGCAGTTTCtccaaaactccacatttgaacagtcaatagcaaatacttaaactattaagaaaacatacttacagtagctgattcagaataagtgccagattgtcatagcGAAGTCGGAACTGAGCAgttgtttttttagaaatagcctttgCACAACCAGCCTTGTAGGTTACTCTTCTAGATTCACAAAACTgttgtccataaaatgtgtcGCACAAATTtgaacatctgggttgtgctgttctgttgtaaataaatcttaaccaatgattcctcattgcatctacttttggaaagctaaataaagtgcttttgctttcacacagaatcACACAGTGTCTCACTGATATGGCCGCATAAACACTACAGCGGTtcctgaaaccacaccttctttctttgcatgaacatttggacggtattacgcaaatatttccacatcatgacataggggcgtgtttgaatgaggcattttagCCCAGTCTAGATCAGCCTTTTCTTTCTgatagaataaatccttttgtgggagactttgagctttgtaactctgcagatcttatGCATGCACAAATAGCTACATAACAATTAGTAAGTTAAACATTAGCAAAACTGATTACACACCAATCAGAATCTCTGCATCCTAACAACGGAGAGAGAAGAGAGCTGAGCCAAACATGACCTACAGGTGTTTTAtacttacacatacagtataattacagtacagtacCAGTCCATTAGATTATGGAAATTTCACTACTCTATATGTACAGTAAACTGTAGCACATGTTATACACCTTCAAGCGTGAGACTGTCAAATTTTATTTGTaaccgttttatttttattttttccagaactGAGAAATGAAGCCTAGAGATATAGCTAGTCTTGTGTGAGGAGACCAAGAAACTGCTATAGTATTGTATACTGTAATTCAATTTGGCCAAATGTGCAGAGGAtgctaaattaacttttttaataatatgttttactGTAATGTATTGTGGTGCATGCAAGATTACTTTACAGTACTAAAATGAAaaggatttttttcccccaaaagttCATTGCTGAATTATACATCTgtatctttaatttaatttatgtgtacTGTAATAGACATTGAGCTGCAAAAATAATTCTTGAATCCTTGTAAGAATTTTTTGTTACAGTGTTATTGATCTCAGTGTTCACTGGACAGGAAAGTCATCTGTGTATTTGAATTGTCTAAGCatttacagggttttttttttcagctgcataCACTCAGAATCTTTACTTGTCAATAGAGCTGTTAATCTAGTTAATCACATCCcttttctgtgattaattacAGTTAATCGCACACTTTAACTGTGAACACATGAAATTAAGCATATatcatttatcttgttttaaaagttttattttgtcataatttgctATGTctagcaaagtaaaccaaaagattgaaggttgattctcaaaaatctgtattttctgcaagcttttttcaagataaatttagatgtctttccaaaaaaggacacttagaaactccaaaaggacaccaaaaaaaaaaaaaatacaaaaatgatataacaagcccatataagcacatatgaaagagagagaaaaaaaatcagaattgtatagcatgtgtacagtgcaacacactgcatgaaaagaggtgtATCCGTACTAGGAAACTCCTGTATACTCCACTGATTTTCGGAAGTATCTACTAGTTCCACTGAGGGTAAACTTCTAATTCCACCAAGTTAGGAAACTCCCGTAATGATACCAATGCGGATATATCTTGCTGAAGGGATATCCCCGTGGTATATGCAgccatttgttgccatggcaagtaatcccctgaagaatgttgtcaggagacattttcacacctcaagagccctttcacttcacaccttgacacacctctgctgtccttattggtgtttttttctcaacattgattggttgttttaaaaaaaaaacacaccccaaacCCTGACAACTATTGGGACAGTGACCTGTCAATTTCCTGATACTAGTATTTGATTGGTCACGGTTTTCATTTAGCCCAACCCAAGCCCTCATAGCATAGTGACTTGATTGGTTTTGGCCAgctatgttaataaaccataaccaccCCACCCACTATACAACCCAACCCcctcaaaaatggaaaacagaatggattcagaatttatttttattaaaattaaaccaaaacacttaaagcattaaatatataaataaagcattaaatatataaataaaactataggaaCTGTACAGGGGAAacaagtacttttataaaatttaacccaaacacaagcaatattataacagttacagaatataaaactaaataatatgtacacaaagcaaagtacttttataaaaattttactaaacacaagcaatattatactgttacagaatataaaactaaataaactacttaatatgtacacacagcacaaagtatttaaaatgtaaccaaacacagcaaacacaaacaatattaaaagaaaataagttgcagaatatgaaactaaataaatctaacctaataagtatacaaagaataagataaaatagaagagaataagtgaaaatgtgcagtttgtgtggtgcaattattaaaattgcaaaaccaGTGCAGTTTAGTTAAAGTTGAATAAAGGAAGGTCCATCATGTCCATTTCCATCAGCCTTAACACGCTGATGATGCAAAATAGTGTAGCGCATGTCTGCCTCCAATCTGCGCTGAAGCTCCTCACAAAGTTCTGACAATTGTGGGTTCCTGTGAGATGGAGACCTCACAATCCACACTGGCCTTCCATCAACAATGGCATCCCTCCTCGTCAGACATCAGCTCCACTGTTGCAGTCTGCCAAAGCTCTCTCTCTGCATCGGTTTGAACAACCTTGGACCTGGAatccagcaactgcaaaacacaaaatgtgttaaccactaaaaacacccagaaatgtatcaaacttaaaggaatagttcactcgaaaatgaaaattctgtcaatgtactcactctcatgttgttacaaacctttaaatgtctttgttctgataaccacaaaagatggaatgtttataatccaaccaatcatgagccccattgactttaaagtagaaaaaaaatactatggaagtgattggagctcatgatcagtttgatttcaaacattcctaaaaatattttattttgtggttatcagaagaaaataacagaattttcaatttggggtgaactatccctttaaagacaagtTGATGAATTTCTACACTTACCCGTCTTTTCCTTTGTCGGTTTTTAGCTCCTGTTTTAATGGCATCTCTTAGCTGGGACTTTTCTGGCTGAGACAAATTGTACTTTCTCCGAAGTGTTTCAAAGTATGTCTTGCAACACgctgaataaacagaaaattcagataagtgacagaaactacactattgaaatcataagatggacaaaatataagagactaaaattatggacattaaaattgttaaacaaacattttaaaattaccttgTATACACTCAGGGTCTGCATCTGCAAAAGTTGATTTCAATTCCTCTAGCTGATAAGTCATGACTGCTTGGTTACGAGGCGAACTTATtctgtgtggaaagagagaagtgtgtcattaaatacatttaaaaggaatatgtAAAACCCCATAAACAGCATGGCCCACAAAGGCCAAATAAacatagcagaaaaacagcagtcttACCCAGTTTGTGGATCATATTTATGTGGGTTGTTTTCCGAATTGTGAAGGCGCCTTACAGCTTCCTGTAACATTGAATGAAAAAACGCtttaatacatgcacacataacgttacattggctggaaacaaaagttttcaaacgaCGTTGTGTaacttacagacgtgacaaactgTTAAAAAGGCCGGACAACTACAACAACGAAAGGGTCAAAAATAATTGACCCTCATACGTCATCAAGGTTTAATATTTCGGGTTCAATTTCAGAAAAGCAACCGTTACATTTCAAGGTAAAAATGAAACTACAATGATTATAtgtcttaaaagaaataaatcttaattttctaatttattttaactgaaatgtgAGAACCTCGATGACGTATGCGGTCGACCAACGCGACTTCCGGAGAACGCACCTGAAAAAACATGTTCGGGTGTGTCTGGCGGGACTGGCACGAATGGCCACCCTAAGTGTCACAGGTTCATCTCTAACGTTTATAACAAACCA harbors:
- the LOC109056270 gene encoding uncharacterized protein LOC109056270, which gives rise to MLYRVTKDPVSKQKRFQYVLPVNLKGKTLMGVHDLAGHQGQDRTLSLNALSRQLEGLMEKQAANTVLLEDPIQRICALERKFDEQRPQEEQRPREEPLHKRIKRAHNVGIAEAVRRLHNSENNPHKYDPQTGISSPRNQAVMTYQLEELKSTFADADPECIQACCKTYFETLRRKYNLSQPEKSQLRDAIKTGAKNRQRKRRLLDSRSKVVQTDAERELWQTATVELMSDEEGCHC